The genome window CCCGATGAAGCCGCTCACCTGAATGGAGCTGCGCGCTAACCCTAATGACGCGGCGCATTCTAGGACTTGATCCTGGGCTAGCCATTTTGGGGTTTGGGGCCATTGCCTGTGACGCCAGCCAGGACAGAGATGCTGCTTCTAGTATCTCTGTCCTGGATTTTGGTGTGATCCAAACACCGGCCAAAACCGCAGTGGGCGATCGCCTTTGTACCATCTACGACGACCTGCACCACCTGCTCAACCAATGGCAACCCGACTTAGTAGCCATTGAAAAACTCTTTTTCTATCGCATGGGCAACACCATTTTGGTGGCCCAAGCCCGAGGGGTGATCATGCTCGTGCTGGCCCAGCATCAGGTGCCCTTCATAGAATTTACCCCCGCTCAAGTCAAGCAGGCGCTCACCGGCTACGGCAATGCCGATAAGCATGAGGTACAGGAAGCCGTTGCCCGCGAGCTTAACCTCGACACCATTCCCCGTCCCGATGACGCCGCCGATGCTTTAGGACTGGCGATCGCCGCTTGGTTCCAACGGGAAGACTAGCCGCCAGCCTTCAGCTTTACATTCAACTGCCCCGGCTTCCGGCGAGCCAGACGCACCGTGTAGGGTAAAACGCCCACCAAGAGTGCAAATGCATCATCGGGCACTTGGGCTACGGTTTCAGGGCCAAAGTAGGTTTCAAACTGGTTGAGAATCATCTGGGCACGCTGCAGCGGTACCGGACA of Candidatus Obscuribacterales bacterium contains these proteins:
- the ruvC gene encoding crossover junction endodeoxyribonuclease RuvC, which produces MTRRILGLDPGLAILGFGAIACDASQDRDAASSISVLDFGVIQTPAKTAVGDRLCTIYDDLHHLLNQWQPDLVAIEKLFFYRMGNTILVAQARGVIMLVLAQHQVPFIEFTPAQVKQALTGYGNADKHEVQEAVARELNLDTIPRPDDAADALGLAIAAWFQRED